Proteins co-encoded in one Oscillatoria sp. FACHB-1407 genomic window:
- a CDS encoding heavy metal translocating P-type ATPase, with product MENATLKLRGMSCAACANNIEAVIRSVPGVEACSVNFGAEQAAVTYDPGKTDITALQTAVDEAGYSALPMQDDVLAPEDDAERQERQAEQRKLTRRVWVSGVISAILVIGSLPAMTGLPIPFIPMWLHAPWFQLMLTTPVLFWAGSGFFINAWKALKRHTATMDTLVAIGTGTAYLYSLFPTLNPQWFVAQGLRPDVYFEAAAVIIALLLLGRLLENRAKGQTSEAIRKLMGLQAKTARVIRQGREVDIPIAEVVLGDIILVRPGEKIPVDGEIVEGSSTIDEAMVTGESLPVRKQPGDEVIGATLNKTGSFQFRATRVGKDTFLAQIVKLVQQAQGSKAPIQRLADQVTGWFVPAVIAIAILTFILWFNIMGNVTMALITTVGVLIIACPCALGLATPTSIMVGTGKGAENGILIKGAESLELAHKLQTVVLDKTGTITQGKPTVTDYITVNGTANQNELNLLRLAASLERNSEHPLAEAIVQYAQAQGVELAPAQEFEAIAGSGVQGYVSDRRVQIGTHRWMNELGIDTSSLQQPWDKLEYLGKTVIWIAVDGHVEGIMGIADAVKPSSVSAIRALQKMGLEVVMLTGDNQRTANVIAREVGIQRVFAEVRPDQKAATVEEIRSEGKLVAMVGDGINDAPALAQADVGIAIGTGTDVAIAASDITLISGDLQGIVTAIQLSRATIRNIKQNLFFAFIYNVAGIPIAAGILYPIFGWLLSPIIAGAAMAFSSVSVVTNALRLRNFRPKALV from the coding sequence GCCCTGCAAACGGCTGTGGATGAAGCGGGTTACTCGGCTTTACCCATGCAAGATGACGTGTTAGCTCCAGAAGATGATGCCGAACGGCAAGAACGCCAGGCAGAACAGCGAAAATTGACCCGTCGTGTCTGGGTCAGTGGCGTGATCAGTGCGATTCTGGTGATTGGTTCGTTGCCTGCCATGACGGGTCTACCGATTCCCTTCATTCCCATGTGGCTGCACGCTCCCTGGTTCCAGCTTATGCTAACGACTCCAGTGTTGTTTTGGGCGGGTAGTGGGTTCTTTATCAATGCCTGGAAAGCGTTGAAGCGACACACTGCCACGATGGATACCCTGGTCGCCATTGGCACCGGAACCGCCTATCTCTATTCTCTGTTCCCCACTTTGAATCCTCAGTGGTTTGTTGCCCAGGGGCTTCGACCGGATGTTTACTTTGAAGCCGCTGCGGTGATTATTGCGCTGCTCCTGCTTGGACGGTTGCTCGAAAATCGTGCCAAAGGGCAGACCTCAGAAGCCATTCGTAAATTGATGGGCTTGCAGGCAAAGACGGCGCGGGTGATCCGTCAGGGTCGAGAGGTGGATATTCCCATTGCTGAGGTGGTTTTGGGAGATATTATCCTCGTTCGTCCGGGTGAAAAGATTCCGGTGGATGGCGAAATTGTAGAGGGTTCCTCAACGATTGACGAAGCCATGGTCACGGGTGAGAGTTTGCCTGTGAGAAAGCAACCGGGCGATGAGGTGATCGGAGCAACCCTCAACAAAACAGGCAGTTTTCAATTTCGAGCAACACGAGTTGGCAAAGATACTTTTCTGGCTCAGATCGTCAAACTGGTGCAGCAAGCACAAGGTTCAAAAGCCCCGATTCAACGCCTTGCCGATCAAGTCACAGGATGGTTTGTCCCTGCGGTGATTGCGATCGCCATTCTCACCTTTATCCTCTGGTTCAATATCATGGGCAACGTGACGATGGCGTTGATTACCACCGTTGGCGTGCTGATTATCGCTTGCCCCTGTGCGCTCGGTTTGGCAACTCCTACCTCTATCATGGTGGGCACAGGCAAAGGCGCAGAAAATGGCATTTTGATCAAAGGGGCTGAGAGTCTGGAACTGGCTCACAAATTGCAGACCGTTGTGCTGGATAAAACTGGAACGATTACCCAGGGAAAACCCACCGTTACCGATTACATCACCGTTAACGGCACTGCCAACCAAAATGAACTCAACCTCTTACGACTGGCAGCTTCCCTTGAGCGCAACTCTGAACATCCCCTGGCAGAGGCGATCGTGCAATATGCCCAGGCACAAGGGGTTGAACTGGCACCTGCGCAGGAGTTTGAAGCCATTGCCGGAAGTGGCGTCCAAGGCTATGTCTCCGATCGCCGGGTTCAGATCGGCACACACCGTTGGATGAATGAGTTGGGCATTGATACCAGTTCATTACAACAACCGTGGGACAAGTTGGAGTACCTGGGCAAAACCGTCATCTGGATTGCGGTCGATGGACACGTTGAAGGCATTATGGGCATTGCTGATGCTGTGAAACCTTCGTCTGTGAGCGCAATTCGTGCCCTGCAAAAGATGGGCTTAGAAGTAGTAATGCTAACAGGCGATAACCAGCGCACCGCCAACGTTATTGCCCGCGAAGTGGGAATTCAACGAGTTTTTGCCGAGGTTCGCCCTGACCAGAAAGCCGCAACCGTTGAAGAGATCCGGTCTGAAGGGAAACTAGTGGCAATGGTGGGAGATGGCATCAACGATGCGCCTGCTCTGGCTCAAGCCGATGTGGGGATTGCGATCGGGACTGGCACTGATGTAGCGATCGCTGCCAGTGACATCACGCTCATCTCTGGTGATTTGCAAGGCATTGTTACCGCCATTCAACTCAGCCGTGCCACCATTCGCAACATCAAACAAAACCTGTTCTTCGCGTTTATCTATAACGTGGCTGGCATCCCGATCGCCGCCGGGATTCTCTACCCCATCTTTGGTTGGTTACTCAGCCCCATTATTGCGGGCGCAGCGATGGCGTTTAGCTCTGTCTCAGTCGTAACAAATGCCTTGCGGTTGCGAAATTTTCGACCCAAAGCATTGGTATGA
- a CDS encoding cupredoxin domain-containing protein, with the protein MITSSIISSIATVGLLLGVASGGATTQMPHKQMQPTEQTGEFHRIDQPLWLKGAVTAGGLGLIGLELWWFLVSKPKSRKATTEGGIQEVTVTVDGGYEPSQIVVQAGQPVRLNFDRKDPSSCLEEVRFPDFQIAQELPLNQVTAIEFTPDQPGRYEFTCGMNMFRGVVEAQRHSFGQKA; encoded by the coding sequence ATGATTACGTCAAGCATTATCAGTAGTATTGCAACCGTAGGGCTGTTGTTAGGAGTGGCTTCAGGTGGAGCCACAACCCAAATGCCTCACAAACAGATGCAGCCAACTGAACAAACGGGAGAGTTTCACCGCATTGACCAACCGTTGTGGCTAAAGGGTGCCGTGACCGCAGGTGGTTTAGGATTAATTGGATTAGAGTTGTGGTGGTTTTTGGTCAGTAAACCAAAGTCCCGTAAAGCCACAACTGAGGGAGGCATTCAAGAAGTCACGGTTACGGTCGATGGGGGATATGAACCAAGTCAAATCGTGGTGCAAGCGGGGCAACCTGTACGCTTAAACTTCGATCGCAAAGACCCCAGCAGTTGCCTGGAAGAAGTGCGGTTTCCTGACTTTCAGATTGCCCAAGAACTACCACTTAACCAGGTTACAGCGATCGAATTCACCCCCGATCAACCCGGTCGATATGAGTTCACTTGCGGTATGAATATGTTTCGCGGTGTTGTTGAAGCGCAGAGACATAGCTTTGGTCAGAAAGCTTAA